A genomic segment from Polyangium mundeleinium encodes:
- a CDS encoding sigma-54-dependent transcriptional regulator: protein MGSRGRILIVDDEANARAALAEILREEGYTTETAADGFKALGKLEEFTPDVVLTDLKMPGLDGIGLMEKAQESRTTATFVVMTAFGTISNAVEAVKKGAYNYLTKPLDFQVLEVVVERAVEQARLLQENSRLRQKLRERNAFGHVIASHPSMVKLLRLVEQVAPSRASVLIVGETGTGKELIAEMIHRGSPRAKAPLVRLNCAALSESLLESELFGHEKGAFTGAVGRREGRFEQASGGTLFLDEVSEIPLATQVKLLRFLQERSFERVGGNETLKVDVRIIAATNKDLRQRISEGHFREDLYYRLNVVTLEIPPLRQRATDIPELAAFFLGRYAEENGKRIEGFTDDALAALAAYAWPGNVRELENAVERAVVLCDSPRVERRHLPASLDVGGGEGTMPPIPGSTIYDLEKYAILRTLEACKGSTSKAATILGISPRKIQYKLHEYTSTVPGVRREGGEEGA from the coding sequence ATGGGTTCCCGCGGCCGAATCCTGATCGTCGACGACGAGGCCAACGCGCGGGCTGCGCTCGCCGAGATCCTGCGTGAAGAGGGGTACACGACGGAGACGGCGGCCGACGGCTTCAAGGCGCTCGGCAAGCTCGAAGAGTTCACGCCCGACGTCGTGCTGACCGACCTCAAGATGCCGGGCCTCGACGGGATCGGCCTCATGGAGAAGGCGCAGGAGTCGCGGACCACGGCGACGTTCGTGGTGATGACCGCGTTCGGCACCATCTCGAACGCGGTCGAGGCCGTCAAAAAAGGCGCCTACAACTACCTGACGAAGCCGCTCGACTTTCAGGTCCTCGAGGTCGTCGTCGAGCGCGCGGTCGAGCAAGCGCGCCTCCTCCAGGAGAACTCGCGCCTCCGGCAGAAGCTCCGCGAGCGCAACGCCTTCGGGCACGTGATCGCCTCGCACCCGAGCATGGTCAAGCTCCTCCGGCTCGTGGAGCAGGTCGCGCCGAGCCGCGCCAGCGTGCTCATCGTCGGCGAGACGGGCACGGGCAAGGAGCTCATCGCCGAGATGATCCACCGCGGCAGCCCCCGCGCGAAGGCGCCGCTCGTGCGTCTCAACTGCGCGGCGCTCAGCGAGTCGCTCCTCGAAAGCGAGCTCTTCGGCCACGAAAAAGGCGCGTTCACGGGCGCCGTCGGCCGGCGGGAAGGCCGCTTCGAGCAGGCGAGCGGCGGCACCTTGTTCCTCGACGAGGTCAGCGAGATCCCGCTCGCCACGCAGGTCAAGCTCCTGCGCTTCTTGCAGGAGCGCAGTTTCGAACGCGTCGGCGGCAACGAGACCTTGAAGGTCGACGTGCGCATCATCGCCGCGACGAACAAGGACCTCCGGCAGCGCATCTCGGAGGGCCACTTCCGCGAGGACCTCTACTACCGGCTCAACGTGGTCACGCTGGAGATCCCGCCCCTCCGCCAGCGCGCGACCGACATCCCCGAGCTCGCGGCCTTCTTCCTCGGCCGGTACGCCGAGGAGAACGGCAAGCGCATCGAGGGGTTCACCGACGACGCGCTCGCGGCCCTCGCGGCGTACGCCTGGCCCGGCAACGTGCGCGAGCTCGAAAATGCGGTCGAGCGCGCCGTGGTCCTCTGCGACAGCCCGCGCGTCGAGCGGCGCCACCTGCCTGCTTCGCTCGACGTGGGCGGCGGCGAGGGCACGATGCCGCCGATCCCTGGCAGCACGATCTACGATCTGGAGAAGTACGCGATCCTCCGGACCCTGGAAGCGTGCAAGGGATCCACCTCGAAGGCCGCGACGATCCTCGGCATCAGCCCGCGCAAGATCCAGTACAAGCTCCACGAGTACACGAGCACCGTGCCCGGCGTGCGCCGGGAGGGCGGTGAAGAAGGCGCATGA
- a CDS encoding fumarylacetoacetate hydrolase family protein produces MKLSSLYANETPFLGARRADGIVNVSAALPGLPTDVGALLRSPAYDTRELADVVARTAASALLRDDEVRFRPVLPAPGKLLCLGLNYVDHAAENALKPPEYPVVFGRYPTSLVGHGEPLVRPSVSTHFDYEAELVVVIGKTCRNVSRAQALDHVAGYTLLNDGSIRDYQMRTHQWTIGKNFDATGALGPELVTADELPLGAKGLVLRGVLNGKVMQEANTSDMVFSVADAIAILSEVMTLEAGDMIATGTPGGVGFVRNPPVFLKPGDVFEVQVERVGTLRNHVLAEG; encoded by the coding sequence TTGAAACTGTCGTCGCTCTACGCGAACGAAACACCTTTCCTCGGCGCACGCCGCGCGGACGGGATCGTCAATGTGAGTGCTGCCCTCCCGGGATTGCCGACGGACGTGGGCGCGCTCCTCCGGTCGCCCGCCTATGACACGCGAGAGCTTGCGGACGTCGTCGCGCGAACGGCGGCGAGCGCGCTCCTCCGCGACGACGAGGTCCGGTTTCGCCCGGTCCTCCCGGCGCCGGGCAAGTTGCTTTGCCTCGGGCTCAATTATGTCGATCACGCGGCGGAGAACGCGCTCAAGCCGCCGGAGTACCCGGTCGTCTTCGGGCGGTATCCGACGAGCCTCGTGGGTCATGGGGAGCCGCTCGTGCGGCCGTCGGTGTCGACGCACTTCGACTACGAGGCCGAGCTCGTCGTCGTGATCGGAAAGACGTGCCGCAACGTTTCTCGCGCGCAGGCGCTCGATCACGTCGCTGGATATACCTTGCTGAACGACGGATCGATTCGCGACTATCAAATGCGCACGCACCAGTGGACGATTGGAAAGAACTTCGATGCCACCGGCGCGCTCGGCCCCGAGCTCGTCACCGCCGACGAGCTGCCTCTGGGCGCCAAGGGCCTCGTGCTTCGCGGCGTTCTCAACGGAAAGGTCATGCAGGAGGCGAACACATCGGACATGGTCTTCAGCGTCGCCGACGCCATTGCGATCCTGTCCGAGGTGATGACGCTCGAAGCCGGCGACATGATCGCGACCGGCACGCCCGGGGGCGTCGGCTTCGTGCGCAATCCGCCGGTGTTCCTGAAGCCGGGGGACGTCTTCGAGGTCCAGGTCGAGCGCGTCGGGACGCTGCGCAATCACGTCCTTGCGGAAGGGTGA
- a CDS encoding GFA family protein: MSDWKLPWEGGCRCGQVRLQITAPPMVTLACHCSGCQRMSGSAFSLSILLPSDGFQVTQGEPVIGALHGPVRHFYCPYCKSWMFNRPPGMDTLVIVRATMLDDPSWFWPFIETSTREKLPWASTPAVHSFEAFPDPAEYGPLMKEFAERFREGFNPRGQAPARAPGA; this comes from the coding sequence ATGAGCGATTGGAAATTGCCTTGGGAAGGCGGATGTCGTTGTGGTCAGGTCCGGCTCCAGATCACGGCCCCGCCGATGGTCACGCTGGCCTGCCACTGCAGCGGCTGCCAGCGGATGAGCGGCAGCGCCTTTTCGCTCAGCATTCTGCTTCCGAGCGACGGCTTTCAGGTGACGCAGGGCGAGCCCGTGATCGGCGCGCTCCACGGCCCGGTCCGCCATTTCTATTGCCCGTATTGCAAGAGCTGGATGTTCAACCGGCCCCCCGGCATGGACACGCTCGTCATCGTCCGCGCGACGATGCTCGACGATCCGAGCTGGTTCTGGCCGTTCATCGAAACGAGCACCCGGGAAAAACTACCCTGGGCGAGCACACCCGCCGTGCACAGCTTCGAGGCGTTTCCGGATCCCGCGGAGTATGGACCGTTGATGAAAGAATTCGCCGAGCGATTCCGGGAGGGATTCAATCCTCGCGGGCAAGCCCCTGCGAGAGCGCCCGGCGCATGA
- a CDS encoding ABC transporter ATP-binding protein, with protein sequence MSEAGAIDAGGGADSGGADSSAAGESAAAGETLIEVRGLKKTFRVGFLGRRVEAVKGVDFDVRRGEIFGFLGPNGAGKTTTIKMLTGLIKPTGGEAFLFGARVPSAEARRRIGFLPENPYVYPYLTPREFITLCGRLSGLTGAALASRTQAMLAKVGIAYAADRPARRLSKGMLQRTGLAAALVSDPELLVLDEPMSGLDPVGRKEVRDLILEERAAGRTIFFSTHILSDVEAMCDRVAILREGRVVVGGALRKLLRGDVLRTDVTLAGASETLRRSFEEQGHVVRTRADVVVVEIEGEKQVGDVLRAALDEGAQVLEVVPRRETLEDLFMRRALSQGLARED encoded by the coding sequence ATGAGCGAGGCCGGGGCGATCGACGCGGGCGGCGGCGCGGACAGCGGCGGCGCGGACAGCAGCGCGGCGGGGGAGAGCGCGGCCGCGGGCGAGACGTTGATCGAGGTGCGGGGCCTGAAAAAGACCTTCCGCGTGGGCTTCCTCGGCCGGCGCGTCGAGGCGGTGAAGGGCGTCGACTTCGACGTCCGGCGCGGCGAGATCTTCGGCTTCCTCGGGCCGAACGGCGCGGGCAAGACGACGACGATCAAGATGCTGACGGGCCTCATCAAGCCCACGGGCGGCGAGGCGTTCCTCTTCGGCGCGCGCGTCCCGAGCGCGGAGGCGCGGCGCAGGATCGGGTTTCTGCCGGAGAACCCTTACGTCTACCCGTACCTGACCCCGCGCGAGTTCATCACGCTCTGCGGCCGCCTCTCGGGCCTCACGGGCGCCGCGCTCGCGTCGCGCACGCAGGCGATGCTCGCGAAGGTGGGCATCGCGTACGCGGCCGATCGGCCGGCGCGCCGCCTCTCGAAGGGCATGCTGCAGCGGACGGGGCTCGCGGCGGCGCTCGTCTCGGATCCGGAGCTGCTCGTGCTCGACGAGCCGATGAGCGGCCTCGATCCGGTGGGACGCAAGGAAGTGCGTGATCTCATCCTCGAAGAGCGCGCGGCGGGCCGGACGATCTTCTTCTCGACGCACATCCTGAGCGACGTCGAGGCGATGTGTGATCGCGTGGCCATCCTGCGCGAGGGGCGGGTCGTCGTGGGTGGCGCGCTCCGCAAGCTCCTGCGCGGCGACGTGCTTCGAACGGACGTGACGCTCGCGGGCGCGAGCGAGACGCTGCGTCGATCGTTCGAGGAGCAAGGACACGTCGTGCGGACACGCGCGGACGTGGTCGTCGTGGAGATCGAGGGCGAGAAGCAGGTCGGCGACGTGCTGCGGGCGGCGCTCGACGAGGGCGCGCAGGTCCTCGAGGTCGTCCCGCGGCGCGAGACGCTCGAGGACCTCTTCATGCGCCGGGCGCTCTCGCAGGGGCTTGCCCGCGAGGATTGA
- a CDS encoding TetR/AcrR family transcriptional regulator, which translates to MVRPKDACSEETWNRIVAAARQELMESDECEVDVSVRQVATRAGVSLGTIHYYFPTKESLLEACLDAYYARFGALVVELAPLTTQPDARFGIEQAARRIYGFAVSERHSLKLRARLNAELGQLEPQRARHVRGPMLDAFASLLGNMGGLGVTEARLTIQTMTGLIMHLALLADADLEQIAGVGGEAGRRIVEDHVARVALRLLFPS; encoded by the coding sequence ATGGTGCGCCCCAAGGATGCTTGCTCCGAGGAGACCTGGAACCGGATCGTCGCCGCGGCGCGACAGGAGCTGATGGAATCGGACGAGTGCGAGGTCGACGTGTCGGTCCGGCAGGTCGCGACGCGCGCGGGCGTGAGCCTGGGGACGATTCACTATTATTTTCCGACCAAGGAGAGCCTGCTCGAAGCGTGCCTCGACGCGTATTACGCGCGGTTCGGCGCGCTGGTCGTCGAGCTCGCGCCGCTCACCACCCAACCGGACGCACGTTTCGGGATCGAGCAGGCGGCGCGGCGGATCTACGGATTCGCGGTCTCGGAGCGGCACAGCCTCAAGTTACGCGCGCGGCTCAACGCCGAGCTCGGGCAGCTCGAACCCCAGCGGGCCCGGCACGTGCGCGGGCCCATGCTCGACGCGTTCGCGTCGCTGCTCGGGAACATGGGCGGGCTCGGCGTCACCGAGGCGCGGCTGACGATCCAGACGATGACCGGCCTCATCATGCACCTCGCGCTCCTCGCGGACGCGGACCTCGAGCAAATCGCGGGTGTGGGAGGCGAAGCCGGGCGTCGGATCGTGGAAGATCACGTCGCCCGGGTCGCATTGCGGCTGCTGTTCCCGAGTTGA
- a CDS encoding VOC family protein, with translation MSARRPSRLHHTAYVSKDLEKTRAFYEEIIGLPLVATWCEADELFGEVRTYCHCFFGLEDGSALAFFQFASDRDQDIFGPPMPASPFHHIALSVDAETQRAIEARIEKAGYRAPDTYVLEHGYCRSIYVKDPNDMIVELTCDAPKAVTPEAEEARRKDAHRELARWLSGDHTSNNTYR, from the coding sequence ATGAGCGCACGACGGCCGAGCCGGCTGCATCACACGGCATACGTCTCGAAGGACCTCGAAAAGACACGCGCGTTCTACGAGGAGATCATCGGCCTGCCTCTGGTCGCCACGTGGTGCGAAGCCGACGAGCTCTTTGGCGAGGTGCGGACCTATTGCCACTGTTTCTTCGGCCTCGAAGACGGGAGCGCGCTCGCGTTCTTCCAGTTCGCCAGCGACCGCGATCAGGACATCTTCGGTCCGCCGATGCCCGCGTCGCCGTTCCACCACATCGCGCTTTCGGTCGACGCCGAGACGCAACGCGCGATCGAGGCGCGCATCGAGAAAGCGGGCTATCGCGCGCCGGACACGTACGTGCTCGAGCACGGGTACTGCCGGTCGATCTACGTGAAAGACCCGAACGACATGATCGTCGAGCTCACGTGCGACGCCCCGAAGGCGGTCACGCCGGAAGCCGAGGAGGCGCGGCGCAAGGACGCGCATCGCGAGCTCGCGCGCTGGCTCTCCGGCGACCACACCTCGAACAACACCTACCGGTGA
- a CDS encoding STAS/SEC14 domain-containing protein, whose translation MFQIKLDKLNTAIEFSVEGLVQVDEMKQFVAELRRSAVTMTGSDLKIFADLRKFRPASPDVVEVVRDVQEFAKTMGVRRMATVLESEVLALHMSRLARETGADKFIRRFTDEQEAREWLTTGESLRKSRRLP comes from the coding sequence ATGTTCCAGATCAAGCTCGACAAGCTGAACACGGCGATCGAGTTCTCGGTGGAAGGGCTCGTGCAGGTCGACGAGATGAAGCAGTTCGTCGCGGAGCTGCGCCGCTCGGCCGTCACGATGACCGGCTCCGATCTCAAGATCTTCGCCGACCTGCGGAAGTTCCGGCCCGCTTCACCCGACGTGGTGGAGGTGGTCCGCGACGTGCAGGAGTTCGCGAAGACCATGGGCGTGCGGCGCATGGCGACCGTGCTCGAGAGCGAGGTGCTCGCGCTGCACATGAGCCGCCTCGCCCGCGAGACGGGCGCCGATAAGTTCATCCGCCGCTTCACGGACGAGCAAGAGGCGCGCGAGTGGCTCACGACCGGCGAGTCGTTGCGGAAGAGCCGCAGGCTGCCATAG
- a CDS encoding OmpA family protein — protein sequence MRTLENASFAEPLRLVALTALPMAFCLLVTGDAKAQQPFGPQPPPGQFQPQPGQFQPQPGQFQPPPGQFQPPPGQFQPQPGQFQPAPGQFQPAPGQQPPAPGQLPPAPGQQGATPPEQPPETAVEPPKVDELEERARTLIEQPNTFGSTGLLRTSYAGSGAAGTFRVSFLSDFFSTSNFLCDPNLSTAAGQRITCTRDNLADASSHVGAFFALSATPFSFLEAFAAIRTYANSNDQGKPQLLQVLGDTNFGLKLFTPSRVGTYFSFGAEAQLMLLNGTGSVGVSGAGTSAFFRALASADFRKPGGQGFPLRVNVNLGYKVDNSGQLVREVEEGRALEYRDGRNRQPISRIERFGLGINRVDFFTPWIGVELPFRYAQPYVEYTVDVPVNRQGYECHTGRVSRGDVCLGLADFSADDPQAAGGPGYAGLPSRLTIGARVTPFSKAFRGLSGHAAVDIGLSATSVFVEEIAPQAPWTVYLGLAYAYDTKEVPPPPPPPPPPPPPPPPEPVILPAPQSFVRGTVHETNKPEAVIPDAIVSIEGNQDPPFATSTGGTFLTRHLEPGTYTFSVRAPGYKPATCQATVVAPPPPTLPKAEAPAQPTPPAQPAPGQFNPQGQFGAQGQFGAQPGQLGAQGQFGAPGQFSPPAPFGQPGATPPPPAAPAPATPPPQQGPSIVEVDCALEALPKIGAISAVVRDAETGDAIPAAVVRIVDATGKERTATADGKGAVSFRDLPLGATKIRAEAAGFMNHVSDADVRLNDEAKVSLAMNKRPAARAASVKVQGNEIKISRQVHFESDSAKILGDSNTLLEEIADVLQQNPKIRRMEIQGHTDNTGTRERNQTLSEQRAQAVRTWLVSAGVDASRLVAKGYGQDKPLGPNVTSAQRAKNRRVQLIILERDK from the coding sequence ATGCGTACGCTTGAGAACGCCTCCTTTGCCGAGCCGCTGCGGCTCGTCGCGCTCACCGCGCTTCCCATGGCCTTCTGCCTCCTGGTCACGGGGGACGCGAAGGCGCAGCAGCCGTTCGGCCCGCAGCCGCCGCCGGGGCAGTTCCAGCCGCAACCTGGACAGTTCCAGCCGCAACCGGGACAGTTCCAGCCTCCGCCCGGTCAGTTCCAGCCGCCACCGGGACAGTTCCAGCCGCAACCGGGACAGTTCCAGCCGGCTCCAGGACAGTTCCAACCGGCTCCAGGACAGCAACCTCCGGCTCCAGGACAGCTCCCTCCGGCTCCAGGACAGCAGGGCGCGACCCCGCCCGAGCAGCCGCCCGAAACGGCCGTGGAGCCCCCGAAGGTCGATGAGCTCGAGGAGCGCGCGCGGACGTTGATCGAGCAGCCGAACACGTTCGGCTCGACCGGTCTCCTGCGCACGTCGTACGCCGGCTCGGGCGCGGCCGGGACGTTCCGCGTCTCGTTCCTCAGCGACTTCTTCTCGACCTCGAACTTCCTCTGCGATCCGAACCTGTCGACGGCAGCCGGCCAGCGGATCACCTGCACGCGCGACAACCTCGCGGACGCGTCGAGCCACGTCGGCGCGTTCTTCGCGCTCAGCGCGACGCCGTTCTCGTTCCTCGAAGCGTTCGCGGCGATCCGCACGTACGCGAACTCGAACGATCAAGGCAAGCCGCAGCTCCTGCAGGTCCTCGGCGACACGAACTTCGGCTTGAAGCTGTTCACGCCCTCGCGCGTCGGCACGTACTTCTCGTTCGGCGCCGAGGCGCAGCTCATGCTGCTGAACGGCACGGGCAGCGTGGGCGTCTCGGGCGCAGGCACGAGCGCGTTCTTCCGCGCCCTCGCGAGCGCCGATTTCCGCAAGCCCGGCGGGCAAGGCTTCCCGCTGCGCGTGAACGTGAACCTCGGCTACAAGGTCGACAACTCCGGCCAGCTCGTGCGCGAGGTGGAGGAGGGACGCGCACTCGAATACCGCGACGGCCGCAATCGGCAGCCGATCTCGCGTATCGAGCGCTTCGGGCTCGGGATCAACCGCGTCGACTTCTTCACGCCGTGGATCGGCGTGGAGCTGCCCTTCCGGTACGCGCAGCCGTACGTCGAGTACACGGTCGACGTCCCGGTGAACCGGCAAGGCTACGAGTGTCATACGGGCCGCGTGTCGCGCGGCGACGTTTGCCTCGGGCTCGCCGATTTCAGCGCGGATGATCCGCAAGCCGCCGGCGGCCCCGGCTACGCGGGGCTGCCCTCGCGCCTCACGATCGGCGCGCGCGTGACGCCGTTCAGCAAGGCGTTCCGCGGCCTCTCGGGGCACGCGGCCGTGGACATCGGCCTCTCGGCGACGTCGGTGTTCGTCGAGGAGATCGCGCCGCAAGCGCCGTGGACCGTCTACCTCGGGCTCGCGTACGCGTACGACACGAAGGAGGTGCCGCCGCCGCCTCCGCCTCCGCCGCCTCCGCCGCCGCCGCCGCCGCCGGAGCCGGTGATCCTGCCGGCGCCGCAGTCGTTCGTCCGCGGCACGGTGCACGAGACGAACAAGCCCGAGGCCGTGATCCCCGACGCGATCGTGTCCATCGAGGGGAACCAGGATCCGCCGTTCGCGACGAGCACCGGCGGCACGTTCCTCACGCGTCACCTCGAGCCGGGGACGTACACGTTCTCGGTGCGCGCGCCGGGCTACAAGCCGGCGACGTGCCAGGCGACCGTGGTCGCGCCGCCGCCGCCCACGCTCCCGAAGGCCGAGGCGCCCGCGCAACCGACGCCGCCGGCGCAGCCCGCGCCGGGGCAGTTCAACCCGCAGGGGCAGTTCGGCGCGCAGGGCCAGTTCGGCGCGCAGCCGGGGCAACTCGGCGCGCAGGGTCAGTTCGGCGCGCCGGGACAGTTCTCGCCGCCGGCGCCGTTTGGTCAGCCCGGCGCGACGCCGCCGCCGCCCGCGGCGCCGGCCCCCGCGACGCCTCCGCCGCAGCAAGGGCCGTCGATCGTGGAGGTCGACTGCGCGCTCGAAGCGCTGCCGAAGATCGGCGCGATCTCGGCGGTCGTGCGTGACGCCGAGACGGGCGACGCGATCCCCGCGGCGGTCGTGCGGATCGTCGACGCGACGGGCAAGGAGCGGACGGCGACGGCCGACGGCAAGGGCGCGGTGTCGTTCCGCGATCTGCCCCTGGGCGCGACGAAGATCCGCGCCGAGGCCGCAGGCTTCATGAACCACGTGAGCGACGCGGACGTGCGCCTGAACGACGAGGCGAAGGTCTCGCTCGCGATGAACAAGCGCCCGGCCGCGCGGGCCGCGAGCGTCAAGGTGCAGGGCAACGAGATCAAGATCTCGCGGCAGGTGCACTTCGAGAGCGACTCGGCGAAGATCCTCGGCGACTCGAACACGCTGCTCGAGGAGATCGCGGACGTCCTGCAGCAGAACCCGAAGATCCGGCGCATGGAGATCCAGGGCCACACGGACAACACGGGCACGCGCGAGCGCAACCAGACGCTCAGCGAGCAGCGCGCCCAGGCCGTGCGGACGTGGCTCGTCTCGGCCGGCGTCGACGCCTCGCGCCTCGTGGCGAAGGGCTACGGGCAGGACAAGCCGCTCGGGCCGAACGTGACGAGCGCGCAGCGCGCGAAGAACCGTCGCGTGCAGCTCATCATCCTCGAGAGGGACAAGTAA
- a CDS encoding glycosyltransferase: MSPLVSVLIPYRNAESTLEEALAGILAERDVPIEVLVVDDGSTDGGPAIVARAAAKDPRVVPLQTGGVGIARALACAHAASRAAFLARMDADDISLPERLRWQVDALRKDEHLGVVGTRVEPFPDEAVGEGLARYVAWQNAILTPEDHDREIFVEAPLCHPSVMLRREAFEAVGAFRDVHWPEDYDLWLRLHAAGYGLAKVDRTLLRWRHHPGRATFRDGRYAIVRFIEAKAHYLAPRLARDPRAFVVWGAGPTGRKLSRALAAEGAKATAFVDIDPRKIGRTARGAPIVPAATLDPARHFVLVAVGARGARDIIRKDLAALGFVERRDFFCCS, translated from the coding sequence GTGTCGCCGCTCGTCTCCGTCCTGATCCCGTATCGCAACGCGGAGAGCACGCTGGAGGAGGCGCTCGCGGGCATCCTCGCCGAGCGGGACGTGCCGATCGAGGTCCTCGTCGTCGACGACGGCTCGACGGACGGCGGCCCGGCGATCGTGGCGCGCGCAGCCGCGAAGGATCCGCGCGTCGTGCCGCTGCAAACCGGCGGCGTGGGGATCGCGCGCGCCCTCGCCTGCGCGCATGCGGCCTCGCGCGCGGCCTTCCTCGCGCGGATGGACGCGGACGACATCTCGCTCCCGGAGAGGCTTCGATGGCAAGTCGACGCGCTCCGCAAGGACGAGCATCTCGGCGTCGTGGGGACACGCGTGGAGCCGTTCCCGGACGAGGCCGTCGGCGAGGGGCTCGCGCGGTACGTGGCGTGGCAAAACGCGATCCTCACGCCGGAGGATCACGACCGCGAGATCTTCGTCGAGGCGCCGCTCTGCCACCCTTCCGTGATGCTGCGGCGCGAGGCGTTCGAGGCCGTGGGCGCGTTCCGTGACGTGCACTGGCCCGAGGACTACGACCTCTGGCTCCGTCTCCACGCCGCGGGCTACGGGCTCGCGAAGGTGGATCGAACGCTGCTGCGCTGGCGTCACCATCCAGGCCGCGCGACGTTCCGCGACGGTCGTTACGCGATCGTGCGCTTCATCGAAGCAAAGGCGCACTACCTCGCGCCGCGGCTCGCGCGAGATCCACGCGCGTTCGTCGTGTGGGGCGCGGGGCCGACGGGGCGCAAGCTCTCGCGCGCGCTCGCGGCCGAAGGCGCGAAGGCCACGGCGTTCGTGGACATCGATCCAAGGAAGATCGGCCGCACGGCGCGCGGGGCGCCGATCGTCCCGGCGGCTACGCTCGATCCCGCGCGGCACTTCGTGCTCGTGGCCGTGGGCGCGCGCGGGGCGCGGGACATCATCCGAAAGGATCTCGCCGCGCTCGGGTTCGTCGAGCGGCGCGACTTCTTCTGCTGCTCCTGA
- a CDS encoding mechanosensitive ion channel family protein, protein MDRSTFWLRAAWNDFLAFLPDLLWGLAILVVGYFIARLLASIARPLLHRVGFDRLVDRLGIAMRADRTEQGSRWGASIVFWVTMLIVVMYAADVWRLGAVAAGIAAIIAYLPHVLAAAVIFGAALLFANWVRARMLETNGASVPGETPTTSQRPLVAGAIRAGILALGAFMALRELQIAEEIVTLAFSLTLGAIALAAALAFGLGSRDVAGRVARRWYEDRLGKRATTGASDDEHHIITPP, encoded by the coding sequence ATGGATCGGAGCACGTTTTGGCTCAGGGCTGCGTGGAACGATTTCCTCGCGTTTCTGCCGGATCTCCTGTGGGGTCTCGCCATCCTGGTGGTCGGCTATTTCATCGCGAGGCTGCTCGCCTCGATCGCGAGGCCGCTCCTGCACCGGGTGGGCTTCGACCGGCTGGTCGACAGGCTGGGCATCGCGATGCGAGCGGACCGAACGGAGCAGGGATCCCGCTGGGGCGCGTCGATCGTCTTCTGGGTGACCATGCTCATCGTGGTGATGTACGCGGCCGACGTGTGGCGCCTCGGCGCCGTGGCCGCGGGGATCGCAGCGATCATCGCGTACTTGCCGCACGTGCTGGCAGCCGCGGTGATCTTCGGCGCGGCGCTCCTGTTCGCGAACTGGGTGCGCGCGCGGATGCTGGAGACGAACGGAGCGAGCGTGCCGGGCGAGACGCCGACGACGTCGCAGCGTCCGCTCGTGGCAGGCGCGATCCGGGCGGGCATCCTGGCGCTCGGCGCGTTCATGGCGCTGCGGGAGCTGCAGATCGCCGAGGAGATCGTGACGCTCGCATTCTCGCTGACGCTCGGGGCGATCGCGCTTGCCGCGGCGCTCGCATTCGGGCTCGGCAGCCGTGACGTGGCCGGCCGCGTGGCGCGTCGCTGGTACGAGGATCGGCTCGGCAAGCGGGCAACCACGGGCGCATCGGACGACGAGCACCACATCATCACGCCTCCCTGA
- a CDS encoding polysaccharide deacetylase family protein, translating to MRRATLTFDNGPDRVITPAVLDILRRRNVRAHFFVLGKHLVEPEGRALVARAVAEGHFVGNHSFTHEVPLGDDPRPDAVAAEIAATDAWLLPLVPGPKRFRPFGGGGLLGPHLLSRAAVTYLVEQGSSCVLWTSVPRDWVDPKGWAARALADCLAQPHAVIVLHDIPGACLAGLEGFLDAAEREGIELVTDLPVSVTPILEGKIVGDLDALVAAGVKH from the coding sequence TTGAGGCGCGCGACGCTCACGTTCGACAACGGGCCCGACCGCGTGATCACGCCGGCGGTGCTCGACATCTTGCGGCGAAGAAACGTCCGGGCGCACTTCTTCGTCCTCGGCAAACATCTCGTGGAGCCTGAAGGCCGCGCGCTCGTCGCCCGCGCGGTCGCCGAAGGGCACTTCGTCGGCAATCACTCGTTCACCCACGAGGTTCCGCTCGGCGACGATCCGCGCCCCGACGCCGTCGCCGCGGAGATCGCCGCGACCGACGCGTGGCTCCTGCCGCTCGTCCCGGGCCCCAAGCGCTTTCGGCCGTTCGGCGGCGGCGGCCTCCTCGGGCCGCATCTGCTCAGCCGCGCCGCTGTCACCTACCTCGTCGAGCAGGGCTCTTCCTGCGTCCTCTGGACCTCCGTCCCGCGCGACTGGGTCGACCCGAAGGGCTGGGCGGCGCGCGCGCTCGCGGATTGCCTGGCCCAGCCGCACGCGGTCATCGTCTTGCATGACATCCCCGGCGCATGCCTGGCCGGGCTCGAAGGCTTCCTCGACGCTGCGGAGCGCGAGGGCATCGAGCTCGTCACCGACCTTCCGGTCTCCGTCACGCCGATCCTGGAGGGCAAGATCGTCGGCGATCTCGACGCCCTCGTCGCCGCTGGTGTAAAGCATTGA